The following proteins are co-located in the Escherichia fergusonii ATCC 35469 genome:
- the ubiC gene encoding chorismate lyase has product MSHPALTQLRALRYFAEIPALDPAQLDWLLLEDSMTKRFEQQGKKVSVTVIREGFVGQQDVALELSQLPQEPRYWLREILLCADGEPWLAGRTVVPESTLSGPELALQKLGKTPLGRYLFTSSTLSRDFIEIGRDAELWGRRSRLRLSGKPLMLTELFLPASPLY; this is encoded by the coding sequence ATGTCACATCCCGCGTTAACGCAACTGCGTGCGCTGCGCTATTTTGCTGAGATTCCGGCGCTTGATCCCGCACAACTCGACTGGTTATTACTGGAAGATTCCATGACCAAACGTTTTGAGCAGCAGGGAAAAAAGGTGAGCGTGACAGTAATCCGCGAAGGCTTTGTCGGGCAACAAGATGTTGCCCTGGAGTTATCGCAGTTGCCGCAAGAGCCTCGCTACTGGCTGCGGGAAATTTTACTTTGCGCAGATGGTGAACCCTGGCTTGCGGGGCGCACTGTGGTGCCAGAATCAACGTTATCTGGCCCTGAACTGGCATTACAAAAACTGGGTAAGACCCCGTTGGGGCGCTACCTGTTTACATCATCAACGTTGAGCCGTGATTTTATTGAGATTGGTCGTGATGCAGAGCTATGGGGGCGGCGTTCACGTCTGCGGTTAAGCGGTAAGCCCCTGATGCTTACTGAACTGTTTTTGCCTGCATCACCGTTGTACTAA